Within Acanthochromis polyacanthus isolate Apoly-LR-REF ecotype Palm Island chromosome 3, KAUST_Apoly_ChrSc, whole genome shotgun sequence, the genomic segment CCTTCTCCTCATACTGAGTGTTTGCTGCCTCCAAATCTCTCTGCAGACGTTTCTTGCCTTCCTCCAACAGCTCAATGTTTCCTGACATTTCGTCCAGTTTCTTCTTTGCATCTGACAGCTGCACATAAATCAAACTTGTGTTAAGTCACTGatcaaaaaagagaaatctgGATTTTGTCTTTACATAACTTAGGTTTTTTTCAACCCTTCGAGATCAAAAGTAATTTCCTAATGCCTCAAAATTTAGTATGATCATCATTTCATACTTTACTCTTCCACCTCTATCTATTAATAACATGCCATTCTGACCTGGATGTTGAGCGTGGACACATGTCTTTCCACATTCCTCTTGGCTTCCACCTCCTCGTCAAGCTGCTCCTGCAAGCTGTTCTTGTCGTCTTCTGCTTGTCTCAGCTTTGTAGAAAACTGTAGTTTCTGACGTGTCTCCTCAGCTAGCAGGTCCTGTAAACAGCACATCAGCTCAAGGGTCAATACTTTAATTCTTACCTCTTGGTCAGTAGGCATTATTGAGCATATTTTACTGTCAAAGGAGTGCTGGAATTTTACCATGTTTCAGCCTTAAACAGGATCTTAAAAGGCCAGGCCTTAAAAGTCTATTTACCTGTGTGTCTTGGAGTTGGGAGGTCAGACTGGAGACATCTTTGCTTAGTTTGATGTTCTTGCCTTCTGCTTCATTCAGTAGGTTTGTTACACTCTCCAGTTCAACCTGCACAGAGACAACCATGAGGTTACTGGGGCTTCAGTTTTGTGCATATGTGTGACTTATTGTTTAAAATTACTACTTTTTCAAGTGAATTATTGATGTAACATTGGAAAGCCATTTACAGTGATCTTGGAGCAGCGTTCACCCAGCTCAGCCTTCTGCTTCTCGCTGTCAGTGAAGCGTGACTGCAGATCGGCCACCTGACCCTCCAACTTCTTCCTCTTGTTCTCCCCATCTTGTTTGGCCTGAGTCAGTGAGCGGACCTCCATGGTTAATTCTGATGTTTCTTTCTCCAGAGCTTGTTTTGCCTTCTCCAGGTTGGACTTCACCTGAGCGGAGGAGAGAAAGAACATCAGTGCACTGCagataacaaagaaaaaatgaaaattgtatgTAACTTAAGTCCTACCCGTTTGGACTGCTCCAGCTGCTCAGTGAGCTCTTCCACAGCCTGAGTGTGCTTCTGTCTCATCTCATGTATCTGAGCCTCATGGGTTCGGTTCTCCTCATCTATGGCTCTCTTCAGCAGGGTCACCTCCTGCTCACGTTTGGctctgcagaaaaataaatgaagcgtgaagatatttttcatattttacaaataaagcTACCACTGTACCACCACCACCATAGTACTTGTGtttcgtttgtgttttttccagtcttggtttttttcttctctaaaATGAATTGCACAGCTACATCCTTCATATGCATTTACTTTGTAGACTTCCACTGAATAAATATCTGTATATTTGGGTACAGCATGACTAACCTTAGTTCTTGCTGAGTGGCAGTGGTGTCCAGAGTATCTTCTAGCTCTGACTTGAGGGCCTCCAGCTCCTCTCCAAGGTCCCGTTTGATCTTCTCTGCCTTGTTCCTGGCCGCCCGCTCAGAGTCGAGGTCTTCCTGCAGGTCCGAGATGTGTCCTTCGAGCTCTCTGATCTTCTTCAGAGCGTTGTTTTTCTGGGCTGTCTCATCTTCTAACCTGAAGAAAGAAGAGTGCATTGAAGACAGAAATGGGCATAGTTATTGTTACTTTGcgataatgaaaaataaatctgtaattgGTAGTTTTGAATAATTACACAGAAGAAAATCAATTGACCAACAAATAACAGTCAAAGTAACCTAGAATGTGACTTTACCTGGCCAATGCGTTCTGTAACTCTTCCTCCTTCTTGGCAAGCTGAGCTTTGAGATCCGCGATCTGAGCCTGCAGGTCGGCTATCTGCTCTTGCAGGTCGTTGGACTCAGCCTCCAACTTGCGCTTTGCCTTGTCCAGCTCCTGGcgactcttttcttctttcttcaaGCGGACTAGTACAGGAAAGAGATAACACTCAAAAATCTATATGTCTGCAAAGTATGAGTGAAGCCCCCTTAGAGACATCAGTAATTTGTTTTTGAGGATATGCACAAAAGATGATCACCTTCCAACTCAGAGATCATGGACTCGTGTTTATTTTTGAGCTTTGTAAGGTTCTTTgatttctcctcttcctctgccaGGTTTGCACTGAAGTCTGCGATTCTTTCCTCCATCAGCTTCCGCTCctacaaaatatcacaaagcaGGTCATGTATTTAGTAAAATTTGAAATTCCAAAATTGAAGCCTCTCTGATGAATGTTATGTTCCAATATTTACCTTTAGCAGTTTGTTGTTGTGGTCCTCCATGACCAGAATGTCGTCCTCCAACTTCTTGATCTTTCCATCACAAGTAACCTtctccagctgcagcttttgacgagcatcctcctcctcttccagatgttcctccaaTTCCTACATTATAGGAAGAGACACAACACTGAGTTTCTGCTGCAATTTCTTCTCAGTATCAAAGTATAAATAGCTGACAAAGAGAAAAACGCAAGCAATAGCAGCTAAACAACACCAAttaagaaaacaggaaactgaTTTGTAGACCTGCATCTGCTGTTGCATCTTCTTCTTGTCCACCAGCAGCGCCTGAGCAcgttcctcctcttcatccagcCTCGCCTCCATCTCATGGAGGATCTCCTCCAACTCCTGCTTCTTAGCTGCCAGACGGACTCTCATCTCCTCAGCCTCAGCATACAGCTCCGTCTCTGCCTGAAGCTGCTCCTGCAGTGCATTTCTCTCCTCAACAACCTGGACAACACCAACAGAAAAAAGATCAAACTCAGCTTCATTGTCAGCAGAGTCCTGGCAGATCATGAACAGTAGCTTATTATTACTGGCTGGTTTTTATTCTTGTGattacagaaaatgaacatGTGATTTGTAGTTGGACACAATTTTATAAGTCTGGGACATTACAAGAAAGCCAAATATGGTTTAGTAATGTGCTTGTGCCATTGCAGGAGGTTTCATCCTTTACCGATGTGTGTTTCAAGGTGATTTCTTTGAGCTCTGACTCAAACTTTGTAGCAACTTCTTTGGCTTTCACTAGCTCTTCCTCCTTTAGACTCATCTCTTCCTCCTGTCGGGTCACTTGCAGCAGAGGCTTGACCTGCAATTCAGAAGGGTAGACATTGACATCTTGAACATGGGGCAAAAGAAATATTTGAAGGCTTGATTCTACATGAAAATATGAATAGGAATCTGTTGTGTAGCTGCACGGAACATGATCAGCTGACCTTTGTGAAGAGCCTCCACCACTGCCAGTTCCTGAGTTTGAGGTAGGCAGCACAGTTCCTCTGGATCACTTTCATGGCTGTCAGCTGCTGTTGTCTCTTGGCAAATGccctttaaaaacacagcaggagaaCTATTACATCATGTATGATAGAGCGCAACATACACAGTGTTGTAATTTATGGacataaaaacaagaataaaaattaaagctCTGAAATCCTCCCTTTACTTTGACATAAATACGactaaaacactgtttaaaagcCTGAATGTGGTAAAACTTTAAGGAGCGTAATTCACCACTGACAGCTTAATTTATTACAGGGTGAAGCATGTGTGAGGAGGCTTGTATATTCATACTTTCTGGCAAGGAAACCTCGAGCCTGGGCCTGGAAAGCAATGATGATCACAGTGATCTTCAgatctctctcctcctccagctgggcGAGCACTCCTGTGCGGAAGAAGATTTTACTCTGTCCAATCCTGTACAGGTTGGGGTCCAAGTCCAGATGCTTGATCTATAAAGACAAGTGAAAAAGATGAGGTGTTGACAGCTCACATGGGACATCACTACCTCTGTGAGTGAAGAAAACACAGTGCCTGCAATGAATTTTAACAAACATGTATGTGAATTTTGAATTTACCATGAGGCAGCAGGCCTGTTTACCATCCATGAAACCTTTGGGAATAGCATTAGCAGCCAAGATCTCATAGCTGTGCAGATAAAGAGAGATTTCATactcagtatttttaaaaatggtcacagtattaaaactgtatttgaaaCATGAACACATGGTGATAGACTCACCGCTGACGGAACTCCTGGAAAACGATTCGGTTGGGGAAACCTTGCCGACAGATTCTGATTCCCTCCAACACACCGTTACACCTCAGCTGCTCCAGGACCAGGTGGGCATCCAGCTTCCCTGCCTGAGCAGAGCAGGATTTCAGTTTTATAATGCTAGATTTTATAAGCTAATTCTGACTGACTGATGTGTAGTTGTTTTATTTGACTTCAGAAATACATATTTGTTTAAGTTTGACTGTGAAGAGACTGAGGCACCAGATTGGTTGTAAATTAGGGGTCGACTGATCATCACCCTGGCTGATTTTCTGATCTGATACTCAGctatttttttaaccaattcCTCATCAAATAAACAAAGTAAAATGATGTCACTATTGCTGTAATGCATCTGGCTCTCTCTGTCTTTATGAGTAACAGACTATCAAAACTAATgcataaatgttgaaaagttctcttttaattaaacatgtcACTCATAGATAAACAATAGGAGTTCaacaaagttttgtgttggCATTTGTGTTACtctaaatgttgttttctttcctgcaAATGTGTATCCGTTCTAAATATCAGGTGCTGGCTTCCTTGATAACTACTAATCGGTATCGGACTTGAAAAAACATACTGGCTGATCCCTAAAACAGACTGAACAATAACATTATGCTTTGTGTGAGGCACTGCTGTGGTTATCTCTTGTACATGATTTCTGGTCTCACATCATGACTATCAGTCAACACTGGaggataaatgttgaaaaatcctgtttttacTGAACACATACATAATAAACAAGgtttataaataaatagaaattatGTTATTCTAAATTTTTGACACCAAGAGTTAAATTTTTACTAGTTCCATTTAGTTCATAAGTATCAGCCAAAACACACATCTGTTTTCTCAAATGCTTATTCTATTCCTGGCCACAATGACCATAAAGACCATAAAGATAAAATAACTGAACTCTCACCAGAATATCTGTAATATCTTGCATTTTAAGTGCAGTAATATTATGCTGATGGAAGTGAGCATCACATTGACTGTGCAGTCTCTGTTTCTTTATGCTGCTaccagctttaaaaaaatatatgagaGGTGTGAGGTCTCTTTATCTTCTTATCTTGCACTTAAATTCCTTTTTCTACCACAGACAGGAGTTGCTCTAAGATTTTGTTATGCAGCTGTGCAATTACAATAAGGGCATTCTATTCTACTCTAATCTATGTCTCCAAGAAGATGTATACATTTCTGCACATGGCCCTCGTCTGCAACAATATGTTCGGTCAAATGGATTTTTCATCTATAATACTGATTGTTTTTCACAACATGCTGAAACAAAGCTTGCCATACGAAACACTAGAGTGTTCCTTACTCTCTTCTCGTGGTTGGGAATGATGCATCTGACGAAGTTGGGCTGGGTGTTGTGCAGTGTGGTCATGAGTTTAGCCAGAGACTCCTTGTAGAGCTGCCCCACTGTGCGGAACATTCCCTTCTTGGTCTTTGAGCCACTTGGCATGGAGCTGTCGGACATCTTGGCTATTGTGTCGAGACCCACCACTCTGTccgctgaaaaaaaaacaacacgcaAAACAAAATGTACAATCAGCTTGTGTTCCGTCTCATGCCAGTTAAATCTAGAATCATCCAATCTAATCTAATGCCCCAACATTTTATCagtaggaaaaaaagacaaaaacaggtgCAGTGTATGTAGGGGTGTGGACAGCTTTGCACTATTGTTCAAATCAGATATCTCACAATCTTTCCAGAGGTCTTGCACAAACTGGCTGGAAGAATTGTTGAGCAGTGATGTGACGTTGTCATTTAGAGGGTCCATGTTCTTTGTCAGCCAGGCTGTGGCATTATAGTCaacctaaaaacaaaacagcaccaaTGTTATGTAATGAGCTTCACTGAAACATGTTTTTCCCCCTAAGATGTCTGCAATCAAAACCACTTCAAACATCCCCTTATGCTCACCTTCCCTGCATAATGAAGAACAGAGAACTCAGTTTTGTCTTTGAGCTGCTTCGGTTTGGCAAATTTTATGTGGTTCCCCTGTGTGTTCAAGAGTTTCTCAACGAAAGAGACATCTGTGGCTTTGGGGAACCAGCACTCCTCATCCAGCAGGGCCAGGATACCAGGAGGGTTGTTCTGCAGAGAATATGCAATGATAACTAAGTCTGGCCAAAAGAAGACATATCCTACTAAATCCCTAAATATCTCCGCTAGGCCGGGGAACTTATTGGACTTAACCGTTAAGAACAGTGGATTTAACTGACATTGGGATCTTATCATCTCATTACTTACTGGCCTCTCGATGAGCTCGATGCAGGGCTGCAGGTCGAGGCCGAAGTCGATGAAGTTCCACTCGATGCCCTCCCTCTGGTACTCCTCCTGCTCCAGGATGAACATGGTGTGGTTgaagagctgctgcagcttctcatTGGTGTAGTTGATGCACAGCTGTTCGAAGGAGTTGTCCTGCAACAACCAGAAGACATTGCTGAAGACACAAATCGCACACATTATCTTTTGTGTATCTTTCGCGGTTTGCCTGGTCACATTTGACTCTTCTGTGTTCAACATACCTCAAAGATCTCAAAGCCAGCAATGTCGAGGATTCCCAGGAAGGAGGCTCCCTGGCGTTTGGTCTTGTCGAGGGCTTTGTTGACTCGGGCCAAGATCCAGCGGAACAGTCGCTCAAACACGGCTTTAGCCAGCGCTTCGATAGCAAAGTCAGCCTaacaaacatgcagaaaacGAGACATGTTAGAAGTATTGTTCAAACGCTGATCTTGTACACTTTTTCTTATGCTTTCATGTGGTTCATTCATTTAGTACCTGCTCTTTGGTCTGTGCCTTCTGCACCACCTCTCTGCCCACTTTGATACGAGGGGTGAGGATGGCTCGGGTGAAGTCTGTCACATTGATGCCTTGAAGGTGGCACACTTTCTGGGCCGCTGGAGAGACAAGCAGAAACACCAAATTTCATGTGTCTTTCTTGAATGTGTACATTTTGCTCATTGctgtagattaaaaaaaaatattgtagtTTGCCAAGTCAGTAAATGCTGATCACTGTATGCTAAAGGACTTTCTAATAGTAAGTGGTGTCTAACCAGTGTTGTCTGGCATAGTGGCCTGTTCCTGGTTTCTCTCTTTCTTGAATTCAATGTTCCCCAGCTGCATGACTGTGGAGCAAACCTTCAGGATATctgcaacagaaaaaacaaaagttagcATCACAGGGAATCAGCAGCATAAACAAACAGATATATTTTATAGTGTGGCACAGTGCCAATAGAATCTTCACATGCATCCAACAGTGAAACTGCGTTAGTTTACACTCAGTTGCAGTGGTGGGACCTGATAAAAAACTATAATGAGGCTATAATTAGTCTGGAGATAATACAGTAGTGTTTGCGATGGCAtccagacacaaaataacaatgcCACTCACATACCAAATAGTCCAGTAATGCTAAAAGATACAGGAGTGACTGGACACACATTAGCCACAGTATTCATTGTATCACATCAAACTTATAGCTGATACCAGTTCTCTCCTCGTCAGTGATGCCCATGATGTTCATGGCCTCCATGGTCTCTTCGAACATCTCGTCGTCTTGCTGTCCAGTAATCTGAACGTGACCGGCACTCAGGAAGCGATAATTACTGAAGGGCTCCAGAAGAAGCTCctctgacaataaaacacagcaaattAAAGAGTTAGTGGCTTGGGATTTAACTTCTCATGAAGTTGTTGCTTCTGTGAGCAAATAACATGAGTGATCATCGATAATACAAAGCaggacatttttctgctttaattttattgttgtgATTGAACATCAGTTCCTCACTTGAGGAAATTTTGCAACTTCATGGCCTTAATATGCAACTAAAACATGAATGGAAGTCAAATAGAAACCAAAATTGACTTTCACTTTCTTCTCTCTAAAATTTGATTCGAGAAAGAGTACAAGTGACTTTCACATGACAGAGACGATATGTAACTGAGCAGTAATATTATGGAGTTATTGAAGTTAGAAAAATGTGATTCGCACTAAAGTTTGAGATTATGATGTGTTCATGTTCTATAAACGTCCTCATCATCTCACCACGCAGTTTGTTTTGGGCACCAGCAATCATGTAGTAGAAGATATGAAAAgctctttctgtctttgcctGTCTGATACAGCGAGACTTCTCCAGCAGGTCTGAGAACAGTCAGCTGTTAAAgaatatacagtaaatgtgcTTTTTGCTCAGTATATAAATCTCTGTTCTGCTCTCAAAAATATAATATTGAATGACATAACTAAAAGCATACCTTATGTAAGGAAAGTAGATTATAAGTACTCGAAATGAATTCctattgaacattttttaacagcTAAAATTACAGAAGATGTGTAGatacaaaatacacacatttttgttctttttgggTTTGAGTTAAacaagttttaatttttgttgctgaatattattaaaaaacaacattaataaACTCCTAagttggaaaaaagaaaaccctCTCACAAATAAGAAGATATTATTCTACGATAATGTTAAAAAGCAGGTGGTGTGATGACACCCATTAAATTTGACTTCATGGGCAGGTGAAGTCAAAGGTTTCTAAATAAATAAGGATACAAGTCTCAATGTTGGCTCCAACAATGTAGCCGGTCACATCAAAGTTGATACGGATGAACTTTCCCTGTGAGAGAGATGATGAAAGTAACAGAAATAAATggtatgattttaaaaaaaatgcacaaaaataaatcagaaatatagCTGACTTAAAggtgcagaaaaatcacagccACTGTCATAAATATCAAACTCACAAATCGGGAGgagttgtcatttttgatggTTTTAGCATTTCCAAAGGCCTCCAGGATGGGATTGGCCTGCAGGAGTTGCTTCTCCAGCTCCCCCTAGTGATGACAGTGATACACAGAAATGTCAGTATTCAGCACTGAATGAGGTGCAGGTTGTTCGAGTGTTTGGTGGAGACGATGTGGTTCAGGCTTGGTATTGGTTAGGGGAAGTTCACTTAAATGATATTAGAGATGAAAGAAGAAGGACCGAATTGGCTCCTTGTCAATCAATAAATATCCTGACAAGTAAATCTATAACAAGCTGTGAGAGGATAATATAACTCCTGACTAATCTCCTACAGTATATTATGTAACACAGACACATGACCTGAAGACCATCAGCTTTGAGAGAAATTGGTAAAatgaggagaagctgctgatgACAATGGGGAAACAGAGTGAGGGAATGAAGGTTGTGTTGGGTCAGAGAAGGCATCCACATACTGCTAACAGCACAGAACCCTTGATGAATCCCAACAAAGTCTCTGCATTCGGTGTGTCGGGTGAATTGAAAATGATTCTGATTCACAAACAGCCTTCTCGGGAGATGCGATTTGCTTCCAGCGTGACTGCAGAGGCGGTGGAGAGCTGATGATGGTCGGTAAATGAGGTGGACACCCCGTCACTGTTCATCAAGCTAATCCACCTGATCAAAGTGGTCTGTCTTAGCCTGCATCCAGGTCAGGTGCTGCAGACCTCTGCCTAAACTCCCCTGCTAAAAAACACCCTCTTTAGCAGCTTTGTAAAAGAACTAAAGCCAGGAAGAAGGAGAGGAGCATGGCTGGTGTTAATACTGAGATCAAAAATGGTTAATGGTGAGATGAAAACAAtgatgaagtcaaatgatggaCAGGTTCAGACAATTGGTAGCTTGTATGTATTTGCTTAAATTCATAATATGTTCTTACTAATGAAGATACATTTTATTCAAAAGCATATTAAAAGAGTGTAAAATAAAGGCTAAAGTGTTACATGCCTCTTGTGGataatttgacatattttactGAACATTTTGCTGTCGTGTTGGGTAAAGTCTAGCTATcagaataacagatttttttaatgtttaaggaaagacagaaggatACAGACCCGCCGAAGAGGTGCAGTTCAGAGTTGGCAAAGCAGAGAGGAAGGTCCTGTTTATTTAAAGTCACTGGGGGgagaaaagggagagaaaagaaaagcagagacaGAGCACAGCAAGACGACGGAGAAAGTTACAGCTGATGGGAAGGATTGTTCTTTGAGACTTTCGTTGAAGCACAAATAGATGAGCAGCAGGAATcaaagaagcaggaaaaagaGATCAACCAAATGCTATTTCTGTTCAGACGAGGTCCTTGGGAGTCTCGAGGTCCTAAAGGGCATTATTTCCTCTGGGAAAAGCCTCTCTTTGACTGACAAATTGCTCGTTCCAATACATACCTACAAAACTAGACTAACACCTTCACGTTTGCACAGAAAGAGTTGTTAATAATGGCTTGATTGAGTTTTAAAAGCCAGTAAAGACTCACGATGAGGGTTTTTTTCAGGAACTCAACAAACCACAGGATCCGGTGTTCCACATCAGGGCATTTGGTGAAGACGAGGAGGACAGGGGGGTAGGTAGGAGAGGAAGGGGGGAGGCCGGTGTTTGATAGACAAAAACAGGAGATGGGCATGCTCACACGGTGCTCGGTTGATCTGTGAGAGACCCTTTCACTGTCAGGGATGTTTTAGAACAATCTCCGCTGGCAGTGAAAGGGTGTCCATAGAAGACGCACGTCACAAAAAGTAAAACCTCAACAGGGTAACCAGTTCAGGAGGCAAAACTAGACGTCCATCACTGAGGTCTGGAAAGTGACCGCGAGACAAAACTCTGATGATGATCATGCAGCCTAAATCAGCTCTGGTTGATGACGAATGTTAGGGTCAACACCATCTACCTGAAGAGCACTAAGATTCTTGACTAAATGGtggagatgttttctttttccagtgACGCTATCTTCATGCACTTTTTCTAAGCTaaggaacacacacaaacaccacacacaaatacacactccAGGCATTCCCCTTTACTCACGTAGGCAAACTGTGATCCTGATTGTTGCTATTTGAAAGGAAATGGTAATATACAGGATTAAACTGGGCAGTTTTCCTACATATGTCAATGTGTGAGGGAACAGATGGATGACAGATCCGAACCAACATGACGTCTTCACACTTACAGCGCTGGAGTCCTTCTTGCCTTTGTGTGAGGAGGCAACGACTGCCAGATACTGGATGACCTTCTTGGTGTTCTCCGTCTTTCCGGCACCGGATTCACCGCTAGAGAGGGGAAAAGTGGGATTAAAAGATACAGAGgagagatgagagagagagagcatgaAGATAAGCAGCACTGACAGGTTCTCTGTTCACAGTTCAATAGCCTCGTTTAATGGAATGGAAATCATGTGCAGGAGAAACAACAGCAGAAGCGCCTGGCTCAAAGCATAATGTTATTGTTTGGTTGGTCGTAGGGCTGTTTTTTCAGGACTGATACCAGTTAGGAAGACCAATAACCAATGTTTGCAGTATAGATGAAAATACTGATAGAAAAATTTAGAATAGCACAAACTCTGATGCAAAACATGCTTgaaatgcttttgtttatttagcTCTGATCGACCTGTAAGCTGCATTGATTCTTTAACAATCGCTAAACATTTAAGGTAAAATGGGATGTAAAAGTCTGAAGATTCAACCACTTtgagtattttacattttgaaaaataatgtattttctttgttgctGAGAGTTACCTGAGAAATTGCAAACTCTTTTTCAGAAGCTGCTTAATTCACTTAGCAtaaagacagaaacactgacagtttttttatttgaagaaaatctttttttctagCGTGTCTGCTTTCATTTGATGGGTGACAGTAGTGAGATAGACAGCTGTTTCCACTCCAGCGTCAGatgttatgctaagctaagctaactggctgctggctgtagcttcatatttacagtACGAATATGACACTGGTATATTTTCATCTGACTTTCAGTAAGAAATCTCCCAACACTctaaatttacatttatttcttttaactCATGTCTGCAGCTCTGACCTCACGACATGACACCAGTGTGTTTACACAGCTGGATGGAACCTCTTATTGCAATCAAAAATTATTAGGAGTTATATGATAAAACTTGTCAGGTTTGTCAGAAATCTAAAACGTATGCTACCTTTTAGAGATAATATATAACTCAAACGTTTTCAAACAGAAGCAAGAACACATTCTTTCTCTGCAGAAAGTGATCCTGAATACTTGAGGGAAAGTTGAATGATCCCAGAGCCATCAGAGCTCAGTTGTGGAGCCATAAAAGGCATGAGATGCTCTGCGTGTGATGGTTTGGCCGCTCAAAGGGGAATCTAACTTCTCTGTCCTGCTCAGGTTCGGTGGCGACAAACAACATCCAGGCTCCAGCTGTTACTGCAGGATAAATTCTAGTGAGTTTTTCCTCCAGGTTGTTTATCAGACTGTCTCATCCTGCACAGGCTGCTTCACCTCAGTGCACTTCACATACAATCATAGCATTATTTGAAAGGATATGCATAATATTTCACCATATTATGAACATCAAGATatgcttttgtcttttgttacaGTTTTGGGGAATTATAATCTTGCTTCCTGTATATTATTGCGCATTTTAATACACTAGTGTTAAAAAACAATATGTGACAACACCTGAAAGTGAGAGAATGTGTTCTGAAGGGTTAAAAATCCACAAGACACTACACTGAGCAAAATCCACACAATTCAGAGGGCTGAATTACAGGCATTCTTTCATTAATGCATCTAAAGACTTTAAACCCTCAGCAGGATTACACAAGGATGCAAATCTGTTTCACCAGCATCCTGCTATTTTACAGCCAATATGCTCATTTCAGAAGACCAGTTTATTTACACCAAGGAAACTGGTGACCCTGCTGAGATGCAATGTCAACATCTCTAGAATAGATTTAGCGGCTCCCAGCAATTTCCCATGGCAAATTCTCTCTAACGTGTGCAGGAATATGTGGAATATTGTCACCATTAGGATCACCATAATACACTCAGTGAGCAGAAAATATAGCTTTTAAAATCTAATACAACATGATGCTACATGAAAATGTGACTTGAAACCGTATTAAATTCTACATTTTGTGATAATATTAGAGGTGATGTTGTACTAATAGGCCAAATTATGACAATTCTTTCATAACTTGAATAAAAATGGTCCTAAATCAGCCATTAAACagtgatcttttttttctcctttttactcacagtttattctgaaatataaagtcctgcacctctatggaaacagcacaaccatggattgaagtagagagaacttaaaCCTGTCTTTCATGTAGAAAAACAGCTGTAGACTCAAAGTgccc encodes:
- the myh11a gene encoding myosin-11a isoform X2, encoding MSNKAPSEDEKFLFVDKDFLNSPMAQADWAAKKLVWIPSERHGFEAASVKEEHGDEVLVELADNGKKVTVNKDDIQKMNPPKFSKVEDMAELTCLNEASVLHNLRERYFSGLIYTYSGLFCVVVNPYKMLPIYSEKIIDMYKGKKRHEVPPHIYSITDNAYRNMMQDREDQSILCTGESGAGKTENTKKVIQYLAVVASSHKGKKDSSAGELEKQLLQANPILEAFGNAKTIKNDNSSRFGKFIRINFDVTGYIVGANIETYLLEKSRCIRQAKTERAFHIFYYMIAGAQNKLREELLLEPFSNYRFLSAGHVQITGQQDDEMFEETMEAMNIMGITDEERTDILKVCSTVMQLGNIEFKKERNQEQATMPDNTAAQKVCHLQGINVTDFTRAILTPRIKVGREVVQKAQTKEQADFAIEALAKAVFERLFRWILARVNKALDKTKRQGASFLGILDIAGFEIFEDNSFEQLCINYTNEKLQQLFNHTMFILEQEEYQREGIEWNFIDFGLDLQPCIELIERPNNPPGILALLDEECWFPKATDVSFVEKLLNTQGNHIKFAKPKQLKDKTEFSVLHYAGKVDYNATAWLTKNMDPLNDNVTSLLNNSSSQFVQDLWKDSDRVVGLDTIAKMSDSSMPSGSKTKKGMFRTVGQLYKESLAKLMTTLHNTQPNFVRCIIPNHEKRAGKLDAHLVLEQLRCNGVLEGIRICRQGFPNRIVFQEFRQRYEILAANAIPKGFMDGKQACCLMIKHLDLDPNLYRIGQSKIFFRTGVLAQLEEERDLKITVIIIAFQAQARGFLARKAFAKRQQQLTAMKVIQRNCAAYLKLRNWQWWRLFTKVKPLLQVTRQEEEMSLKEEELVKAKEVATKFESELKEITLKHTSVVEERNALQEQLQAETELYAEAEEMRVRLAAKKQELEEILHEMEARLDEEEERAQALLVDKKKMQQQMQELEEHLEEEEDARQKLQLEKVTCDGKIKKLEDDILVMEDHNNKLLKERKLMEERIADFSANLAEEEEKSKNLTKLKNKHESMISELEVRLKKEEKSRQELDKAKRKLEAESNDLQEQIADLQAQIADLKAQLAKKEEELQNALARLEDETAQKNNALKKIRELEGHISDLQEDLDSERAARNKAEKIKRDLGEELEALKSELEDTLDTTATQQELRAKREQEVTLLKRAIDEENRTHEAQIHEMRQKHTQAVEELTEQLEQSKRVKSNLEKAKQALEKETSELTMEVRSLTQAKQDGENKRKKLEGQVADLQSRFTDSEKQKAELGERCSKITVELESVTNLLNEAEGKNIKLSKDVSSLTSQLQDTQDLLAEETRQKLQFSTKLRQAEDDKNSLQEQLDEEVEAKRNVERHVSTLNIQLSDAKKKLDEMSGNIELLEEGKKRLQRDLEAANTQYEEKASAYDKLEKTKNRLQQELEDTLMDLDSQRQIVSNLEKKQKKFDQMLAEEKSISSKYADERDRAEAEAREKETKALSLARALEEAQDAREELERANKALKVEMEDLVSSKDDVGKNVHELEKSKRGLEAQVEEMKTQLEELEDELQAAEDAKLRLEVNMQALKAQFERDLQGRDEMGEEKKRQLVKQVRELETELEDERKQRALAAAAKKKLETDMKDLEGQIETANKGREEAIKQLRKLQGQMKDYQRELEDTRAAREEVLSSARESEKKAKSLEAELMQLQEELAAAERARKQAEAERDELSDELASNSSGKSALADEKRRLEAKISQLEEELEEEQSNMEILNDRLRKSTQQVDQLNNELQTERSTSQKNESARQQMERQNKELKAKLQEMENQVKSKFKSSIAALEAKVAQLEEQLEQENRDKQASAKNIRQKDKKLKDMMLQVEDERKQAEQYKDQADKANARVKQLKRQLEESEEESQRATAARRKLQRELDEATETNDAMSREVNSLKSKLRGNPEPKE